A window of Campylobacter cuniculorum DSM 23162 = LMG 24588 contains these coding sequences:
- a CDS encoding heavy metal translocating P-type ATPase: MQELRLKIGKMTCTNCSNAIERVCKKIDGVSDVSVSYVNSSGIFLVENLKLKDKISQKIKELGFEILEEENLEIDEKKRVLKLKINLFLSIVLSLVIMYFEMFVKSENSKSLQMFLAFFAIFYCGRGFFYHALAGLRYKNLDMNTLVSLGALSSFVYSVFVYFGFFAREEHLYFSGGAMIISFVLLGKFLEERIQFKALKYQRKLEKIDTKKVKILDKDGNIKESSSAFVKAGDILLLDEGENVSVDGVILEGKAELDLSFLNGEFLPILKQAGDEILAGSFIISGNLKIKASKKAMDSTLEQLKDLVFKAGSIKTPLSNLANKISAYFVAMIIILACCVFIFWSIKENLSIAFLHSCAVLLISCPCALGLATPIVLTRAFEKAAKNFILIQNPAALENLSQIQCVVFDKTGTLTENNLSVFKHNLAQKDFEKLAHIESFSPHPIAQAIFKASHLEKKPLQAEIQTLVGKGLIYKEQEDIFLVGNEEFLKENEIPFESVKEFLNQYENEAPIQVYFAKNQKCLGGVALSNALKNGAKELIQNLKKENIQSIILSGDNLKSVQKTALELGIDEFYASLKPEEKFEFIRAKEKEEKVLFVGDGINDAIAMNLASASMSFAQASELAKKTGDFILIREDLSAIVMCFELSKRIKTLIKFNLFWAFIYNICCIPIAAGILPFIVLSPHIAALAMCFSSLAVVLNSLRKI, translated from the coding sequence ATGCAGGAATTAAGACTTAAAATCGGTAAAATGACTTGCACAAATTGCTCTAATGCCATAGAAAGAGTGTGTAAAAAAATTGATGGTGTTAGTGATGTGAGTGTTTCTTATGTCAATTCTAGCGGAATTTTTTTGGTTGAAAATTTAAAACTTAAAGATAAAATTTCTCAAAAAATCAAAGAGCTTGGTTTTGAAATTTTAGAAGAGGAAAACCTAGAAATCGACGAAAAAAAACGGGTTTTAAAACTTAAAATCAACCTTTTTTTAAGCATCGTTTTAAGTCTTGTGATTATGTATTTTGAAATGTTTGTTAAGAGTGAAAATTCTAAAAGCTTACAAATGTTTTTGGCTTTTTTTGCGATTTTTTATTGTGGAAGAGGCTTTTTTTATCATGCTTTAGCGGGTTTAAGATATAAAAATTTGGATATGAATACCTTAGTTTCACTTGGAGCTTTAAGCTCTTTTGTGTATTCTGTCTTTGTTTATTTTGGGTTTTTTGCCCGTGAAGAGCATTTGTATTTTAGTGGCGGAGCGATGATTATTTCTTTTGTGCTTTTGGGTAAATTTTTAGAAGAAAGAATTCAATTTAAAGCCTTAAAATACCAAAGAAAACTTGAAAAAATAGACACGAAAAAAGTGAAAATTTTAGATAAAGATGGAAACATCAAGGAAAGTTCTAGTGCCTTTGTGAAAGCTGGAGACATTCTTTTGCTTGATGAGGGAGAAAATGTCAGTGTTGATGGGGTGATTTTGGAGGGAAAGGCTGAGTTGGATTTGAGTTTTTTAAATGGGGAGTTTTTGCCCATTTTAAAACAAGCCGGAGATGAAATTTTAGCAGGAAGTTTCATCATCAGTGGAAATTTAAAGATAAAAGCAAGTAAAAAGGCTATGGATAGCACTTTAGAGCAGCTTAAAGACCTCGTTTTTAAAGCCGGTAGCATTAAAACACCTCTGTCAAATCTTGCCAATAAAATCAGTGCATATTTTGTGGCTATGATTATCATTTTAGCTTGTTGTGTTTTTATTTTTTGGAGCATTAAAGAGAATTTAAGTATCGCATTCTTGCATTCTTGTGCGGTTTTATTAATCTCTTGTCCTTGTGCCTTAGGACTTGCTACGCCCATAGTGCTTACGAGAGCTTTTGAAAAAGCAGCTAAAAATTTTATCCTCATTCAAAATCCTGCTGCTTTAGAAAATTTAAGTCAAATTCAATGCGTTGTATTTGATAAAACGGGAACCCTTACAGAAAATAACTTGTCTGTTTTTAAACACAATCTTGCTCAAAAAGATTTTGAAAAACTTGCTCATATAGAAAGTTTTAGTCCTCATCCTATCGCACAAGCAATTTTTAAGGCTTCGCATTTAGAAAAAAAACCTTTACAGGCTGAAATTCAAACTCTTGTAGGAAAAGGTTTGATTTATAAGGAACAAGAGGATATTTTTTTGGTGGGAAATGAGGAATTTTTAAAAGAGAATGAAATTCCTTTTGAATCGGTTAAAGAATTTTTAAATCAATATGAAAATGAAGCCCCGATACAGGTTTATTTCGCTAAAAATCAAAAATGCTTAGGAGGCGTTGCTCTAAGCAATGCTTTGAAAAATGGGGCTAAAGAATTGATACAAAATTTAAAAAAAGAAAACATTCAAAGCATTATCTTAAGCGGAGATAATTTAAAAAGTGTGCAAAAAACAGCCTTAGAGCTTGGGATTGATGAATTTTATGCTTCTTTAAAACCTGAAGAAAAATTTGAATTTATTAGGGCTAAAGAAAAAGAGGAAAAGGTTCTATTTGTAGGAGATGGGATTAATGATGCTATAGCCATGAATTTAGCAAGTGCGAGTATGAGTTTTGCTCAAGCAAGTGAGCTTGCTAAAAAAACGGGCGATTTTATATTGATAAGAGAGGATTTAAGTGCAATTGTAATGTGTTTTGAGCTCTCAAAAAGAATCAAAACCCTTATAAAATTTAATCTTTTTTGGGCTTTTATCTATAATATTTGTTGCATTCCTATTGCTGCTGGAATATTGCCTTTTATCGTTCTAAGTCCGCACATTGCCGCTTTGGCGATGTGTTTTAGCTCTCTTGCTGTGGTTTTAAATTCGCTAAGAAAAATTTAA
- a CDS encoding heavy-metal-associated domain-containing protein has translation MKFKMANVNCINCVNLIKKSLEAEFGKIEIDLNTKILNVELEENRLEAFDKELKELGFEILERIA, from the coding sequence ATGAAATTTAAAATGGCAAATGTTAATTGCATAAATTGCGTTAATTTAATCAAAAAATCCCTCGAAGCCGAATTTGGAAAAATAGAAATTGATTTAAATACCAAAATTCTAAACGTGGAATTAGAAGAAAATCGTTTAGAAGCGTTTGATAAAGAATTAAAAGAGCTTGGTTTTGAAATTTTAGAAAGAATTGCTTAA
- a CDS encoding cation diffusion facilitator family transporter — protein MQEYLAHEPLFQKTKHYEHTHNHSAEHNHTDPRFMDKRVLKISLIMTSAMIIIQFIYSLLSNSLALLSDTLHMFWDALSLVFSLLAILAIQKWQNHQKTFGYFRLEILVAFVNALTIIASAIFIIYEGIAKLFNPQSIDAQTMIIVAFIGFLVNAFCAFLMFKGANLDNINIKSAFLHLMSDLFGSVCVIIGGIFVYFSGIVYIDTILAIILSFLLIRYAFKLLKQSVNILLESSPVDISKVKATLLEDEEVLEVKDLHITQITHRMLVATMHIVVKDFNDFEKLAQRLSKKLLEEFEIGHLTIQPQRSLT, from the coding sequence ATGCAAGAATATTTAGCTCATGAGCCTTTGTTTCAAAAAACCAAACATTATGAGCACACTCACAATCACTCCGCAGAACACAATCATACAGACCCAAGATTTATGGATAAAAGAGTTCTTAAAATTTCACTTATAATGACAAGTGCGATGATAATCATTCAATTTATTTATTCTTTGCTTTCAAATTCTTTGGCTCTTTTAAGCGATACTTTGCATATGTTTTGGGATGCTTTATCTTTGGTTTTTAGTCTTTTAGCTATACTTGCGATTCAAAAATGGCAAAATCATCAAAAAACTTTTGGTTATTTTCGTCTTGAAATTTTAGTTGCCTTTGTGAATGCACTTACGATTATTGCTTCCGCAATTTTCATCATTTATGAAGGCATTGCTAAGCTTTTTAATCCTCAAAGTATCGATGCTCAAACTATGATTATCGTTGCTTTTATAGGATTTTTAGTCAATGCTTTTTGTGCTTTTTTGATGTTTAAAGGTGCAAATTTAGACAATATCAATATCAAATCCGCTTTTTTACACTTAATGAGTGATTTGTTTGGTTCTGTTTGTGTGATTATAGGGGGAATTTTTGTATATTTTAGTGGTATTGTTTATATTGATACAATTTTAGCCATTATTTTATCTTTTTTACTCATTCGTTATGCTTTTAAACTTCTTAAACAAAGTGTAAATATCCTTCTTGAAAGCTCTCCTGTCGATATTTCTAAGGTCAAAGCCACACTTTTAGAGGATGAGGAGGTTTTGGAAGTTAAAGATTTGCATATCACTCAAATCACTCACAGAATGCTTGTGGCTACGATGCATATTGTTGTTAAGGATTTTAATGATTTTGAAAAGCTCGCACAAAGACTTTCAAAAAAGCTTTTAGAAGAATTTGAAATCGGACATTTAACCATACAACCCCAAAGGAGTTTAACATGA
- a CDS encoding YebC/PmpR family DNA-binding transcriptional regulator — MGRAFEYRRASKEARWDKMSKLFPKLAKAIQVAAKEGGSDPDMNPKLRSAIATAKAHNMPKDNIDAAIKRANGKDSAEIKNIHYEGKAAHGVLVIVECMSDNPTRTVANVKAIFNKNGGEVLPNGSLSFMFSKKAVFHLERYNENLEELELDLIDGGLENLEQNEEELLISGDYTAFKELSDIIESKGLIIKKAGLEYLPNNPVNLSEEQLVDIEKLLDKLEDDDDVQAVYTNIE; from the coding sequence ATGGGACGAGCATTTGAATACCGAAGAGCTTCAAAAGAAGCAAGATGGGACAAGATGAGTAAGCTTTTTCCAAAACTAGCCAAAGCCATACAAGTTGCCGCGAAAGAAGGCGGGAGCGATCCGGATATGAATCCGAAATTAAGAAGTGCGATTGCAACTGCAAAAGCTCATAATATGCCAAAGGATAATATCGATGCAGCGATTAAAAGAGCAAATGGCAAAGATAGTGCGGAGATTAAAAACATTCATTATGAGGGAAAGGCTGCCCATGGAGTGCTTGTGATTGTCGAATGCATGAGTGATAATCCTACGCGCACTGTGGCAAATGTTAAAGCTATTTTCAATAAAAATGGTGGAGAGGTTTTGCCAAATGGCTCTTTAAGTTTTATGTTTTCTAAAAAAGCAGTGTTTCATCTTGAAAGATACAATGAAAATTTAGAAGAGCTTGAGCTTGATTTGATTGATGGGGGGCTTGAAAATTTAGAGCAAAATGAAGAAGAGCTTTTAATCAGCGGAGATTATACAGCTTTTAAAGAATTAAGCGATATAATAGAAAGCAAAGGTTTAATCATCAAAAAAGCAGGACTTGAATATCTTCCAAACAATCCTGTGAATTTGAGTGAAGAGCAACTTGTAGATATTGAAAAATTGCTTGATAAACTTGAAGATGATGATGATGTGCAAGCGGTTTATACCAACATAGAATAA
- a CDS encoding peptidylprolyl isomerase — protein MLKTIDTSKVNEYNFAVIKTEKGDMKLKLFGDEAPQTVCNFANLAHQGFYKNLTFHRVIDDFVIQGGCPSGTGTGGPGYEIICECDDQTHRHKRGSLSMAHAGRDTGGSQFFICHSSQPHLDGIHTIFGQIDKKDKKSLEVLDSIRQGDKILDIEILS, from the coding sequence ATGTTAAAAACCATAGATACAAGCAAGGTGAATGAGTATAATTTTGCTGTGATTAAGACAGAAAAGGGCGATATGAAACTTAAGCTTTTTGGGGATGAAGCTCCGCAAACGGTTTGTAATTTTGCAAATTTAGCCCATCAAGGTTTTTATAAAAATCTCACTTTTCATCGTGTGATTGATGATTTTGTGATTCAAGGGGGTTGTCCTAGTGGCACAGGCACAGGAGGACCGGGCTATGAGATTATTTGCGAATGTGATGACCAAACACACAGACACAAAAGAGGCTCACTTTCTATGGCACACGCTGGACGCGATACAGGTGGCTCACAATTTTTCATCTGCCATAGTTCTCAACCTCATTTAGACGGAATTCATACGATTTTTGGGCAAATTGATAAAAAAGACAAAAAAAGTTTAGAGGTTTTAGATTCTATTCGTCAAGGGGATAAAATTTTAGACATTGAAATTTTAAGTTAA
- a CDS encoding flagellar FLiS export co-chaperone, which yields MNQEINILKKHLGEVEGISAFKAKQICSQISDANDFIGALQILDLNLKKIHNQISQRLNDTKLDDMQKRTIDANVSQLIQNCSFMQTALFDNVFKVYMGQKLFEFEIVNPLLVLEKSNYEGVLAYIEDKREEISTLLVDLATAITLDMDFSKALTQDTQRDFKNLFR from the coding sequence ATGAATCAAGAAATCAATATCTTAAAAAAACATTTAGGTGAAGTTGAGGGGATAAGTGCTTTTAAAGCAAAACAAATTTGCTCTCAAATCAGTGATGCGAATGATTTTATCGGAGCTTTACAAATTTTAGACCTCAATCTTAAAAAAATTCACAATCAAATCAGCCAAAGACTTAATGACACAAAGTTAGATGATATGCAAAAAAGAACAATTGATGCAAATGTTTCGCAACTGATACAAAATTGCTCTTTTATGCAAACAGCTCTTTTTGATAATGTTTTTAAAGTTTATATGGGGCAAAAGCTTTTTGAATTTGAGATTGTCAATCCTCTTCTCGTGCTTGAAAAAAGCAATTATGAGGGTGTTTTAGCTTACATAGAAGATAAAAGAGAAGAAATTTCAACTTTACTTGTGGATTTAGCTACAGCTATAACCTTAGATATGGATTTTAGTAAAGCTTTAACTCAAGATACGCAAAGAGATTTTAAAAATCTTTTTAGATGA
- a CDS encoding ABC-type transport auxiliary lipoprotein family protein gives MKIFLNAILILVLSACSLKQVEVDKTQKIILKNDNKAFETSFKQRAKSLKILTPDVPLYLNSYQVIYIQNELSNAYAYHFWGDLPSNLYRFMLLSKFEQSKIFTSLVGQNSPIIADFILEGRLDSFEQILSEKENYIRLSLSLNLIDFKKNRLLAHKNFIVKENIDKIDINLTFKAFEKALNTLTNEIVFWVDSKI, from the coding sequence ATGAAAATATTTTTAAATGCAATTTTAATACTTGTTCTAAGTGCTTGCAGTTTAAAACAAGTTGAAGTGGATAAAACTCAAAAAATTATCTTAAAAAATGATAATAAAGCCTTTGAAACAAGTTTTAAACAAAGGGCTAAGAGTCTTAAAATTCTAACTCCAGATGTGCCTTTATATCTTAATTCTTATCAAGTGATTTATATACAAAATGAACTAAGCAACGCTTATGCCTATCATTTTTGGGGAGATTTACCGAGCAATCTTTATCGTTTCATGTTGTTGAGTAAATTTGAACAAAGTAAAATTTTTACAAGTCTAGTTGGACAAAATAGCCCGATTATAGCGGATTTTATTTTAGAAGGAAGATTGGATTCTTTTGAGCAAATTTTAAGTGAAAAAGAAAATTATATCAGACTTTCTTTGAGTTTAAATTTGATAGATTTTAAAAAAAATCGCCTCCTTGCACATAAAAATTTTATCGTCAAAGAAAACATTGATAAAATCGATATTAACCTAACTTTTAAAGCCTTTGAAAAAGCCCTCAATACACTCACAAATGAAATTGTTTTTTGGGTTGATTCTAAAATTTAG
- a CDS encoding MlaD family protein, with translation MENRANYFFVGLFVFGVFFASLFCVLWLGGYSKQESFDYYRIHTQESVSGLSLKAPVRLLGVEVGSVENIKISDENGLGVDILIKVKKDTPIKEDTLATLQLQGITGLKSVQLEGGSKNSKRLKTEEDEIPIIKFKESFLTTIDRQSEYLFSLIKTADKKTKELLSEKNLKNFELILENLVKTSEKVNLMSDKISNLSERLNHSLAGFDKGTKSFEELTQKASKKLDLYDELRYEFKDNLELFKIFLLESNALLLQLQRSPADLIFKENKPKLGPGEKE, from the coding sequence GTGGAAAATCGAGCAAATTATTTTTTTGTAGGACTTTTTGTTTTTGGAGTGTTTTTTGCATCTCTTTTTTGTGTATTGTGGCTTGGCGGCTATTCTAAACAAGAAAGCTTTGATTATTATAGAATTCATACGCAAGAGTCTGTGAGTGGATTGAGTTTAAAAGCACCGGTTAGACTCTTAGGTGTTGAGGTGGGCAGCGTTGAAAATATCAAAATTTCTGATGAAAATGGTTTGGGGGTGGATATTTTAATCAAAGTTAAAAAAGACACTCCTATCAAAGAAGACACTCTTGCAACCTTGCAACTTCAAGGTATTACTGGGCTTAAATCGGTTCAGCTTGAAGGAGGAAGTAAAAATTCTAAAAGACTTAAAACAGAAGAAGATGAAATTCCTATCATTAAATTTAAAGAAAGCTTTTTAACAACGATTGACAGACAAAGTGAATATCTTTTTTCTTTGATTAAAACTGCAGATAAAAAAACTAAAGAGCTTTTGAGTGAGAAAAATTTAAAAAATTTTGAATTAATCTTAGAAAATTTAGTTAAAACAAGTGAGAAAGTTAATCTTATGAGCGATAAAATCAGCAATCTTAGTGAAAGATTAAATCATAGCTTAGCAGGATTTGACAAAGGCACAAAATCTTTTGAAGAATTAACGCAAAAAGCCTCAAAAAAACTTGATTTGTATGATGAGTTAAGATATGAATTTAAAGACAATTTAGAGCTTTTTAAAATTTTTCTTTTAGAAAGCAATGCTTTGCTTTTGCAATTACAAAGAAGTCCTGCGGATTTAATCTTTAAAGAAAACAAACCCAAATTAGGACCGGGAGAGAAAGAATGA
- a CDS encoding ABC transporter ATP-binding protein yields MIIKAQNILTRFGDKIIHNGVSFSIKENEIFGILGGSGSGKSVLLKQMLLLEHFDGGDYEILGYSLKNISEENALALRLKWGVVFQFAALFSFFSVFENIAIPLKEYTKLDDESIFELVLMKLKMAGLDESVLSLYPSELSGGMQKRVAIARALALDSKLLFLDEPTSGLDPHSSREFDHLVLNLKSSFDLTIILVTHDKESMKNLLNRFIILEDKKVAFCGTYDELKEQNSRLFKKFME; encoded by the coding sequence ATGATTATTAAAGCACAAAATATCTTAACGCGTTTTGGGGATAAAATTATCCATAATGGAGTGAGTTTTAGTATCAAAGAAAATGAAATTTTTGGAATTTTAGGCGGAAGTGGAAGTGGAAAATCCGTGCTTTTAAAACAAATGCTTTTGCTTGAACATTTTGATGGGGGCGATTATGAAATTTTGGGTTATTCTTTAAAAAATATTAGCGAGGAAAATGCTTTGGCTTTGCGTTTAAAATGGGGTGTGGTGTTTCAATTTGCCGCACTCTTTAGTTTTTTTTCTGTATTTGAAAATATTGCCATACCCTTAAAAGAATATACAAAATTAGATGATGAATCCATTTTTGAACTTGTTTTAATGAAGCTTAAAATGGCGGGTTTAGATGAGAGCGTTTTAAGTCTTTATCCCAGTGAGCTTAGCGGAGGAATGCAAAAAAGAGTTGCTATAGCTAGGGCTTTAGCTTTGGATTCTAAGCTTTTGTTTTTAGATGAACCTACAAGCGGTCTTGATCCTCATAGCTCAAGAGAATTTGATCATTTAGTTTTAAATCTTAAATCAAGCTTTGATTTAACGATAATTCTTGTAACGCACGATAAAGAAAGTATGAAGAATCTTTTAAATCGCTTTATTATATTAGAGGATAAAAAAGTTGCATTTTGTGGCACTTATGATGAACTTAAGGAGCAAAATTCAAGGCTTTTTAAAAAATTTATGGAGTGA
- a CDS encoding ABC transporter permease → MSAKFEFKNESLVIFGIWDKNSIADLKLKDFIKQNFKQNLIFDFKHLEFIDTAGVRFFLALEYDLSLKGIKIKKLNLNPNAQSLFELCQKNYQRISQIKKDKTKSNLKEYFIELGILTHTLLKILKKFIDFTGAFFVSVFLCFKKPRNFRFISFLYHIENSSLKALPIIILTSLLIGIVLAYQAAYQLAQFGANIFIVDLVGISATRELAPLISAIVIAGRSASSYTAQIGVMKITDEIAAMNTMGFRSFEFIVLPRVLALVVAMPLIVAVSDFVSIFGGMVIAKINLDVSFEEFLKRFAEAVALKHVIIGLIKAPMFGFLIGIIACFRGFEVKNTTSSIGIYTTKSVVNAIFWVIAFDAIFSVVLTQMDL, encoded by the coding sequence ATGAGTGCAAAATTCGAGTTTAAAAACGAATCCTTAGTTATTTTTGGAATTTGGGATAAAAACAGCATAGCTGATTTAAAACTTAAAGATTTCATCAAGCAAAATTTTAAACAAAACTTGATTTTTGATTTTAAGCATTTAGAATTTATCGATACAGCTGGAGTGCGATTTTTTTTAGCTTTGGAATATGATTTAAGTTTAAAAGGGATTAAAATCAAAAAACTCAATCTCAATCCAAACGCTCAAAGTCTTTTTGAACTTTGTCAAAAAAATTATCAAAGGATTTCTCAAATAAAAAAAGACAAGACAAAGTCAAATTTAAAAGAATATTTCATAGAGCTTGGAATTCTTACTCACACTCTTTTAAAAATTCTTAAAAAATTCATTGATTTCACGGGAGCTTTTTTTGTGAGTGTTTTTTTGTGTTTTAAAAAACCTAGAAATTTTAGATTCATTTCTTTTTTATATCATATTGAAAATTCAAGTTTAAAAGCCTTACCGATTATCATTTTAACTTCACTTTTAATCGGTATAGTCTTAGCCTATCAAGCTGCTTATCAGCTTGCACAATTTGGTGCAAATATTTTTATCGTTGATTTGGTGGGCATTTCAGCTACAAGAGAATTGGCTCCCTTGATTAGTGCCATTGTGATTGCGGGTAGAAGTGCGAGTTCTTACACAGCACAAATTGGGGTGATGAAGATTACCGATGAAATTGCAGCGATGAATACTATGGGTTTTCGTTCTTTTGAATTTATAGTGCTTCCAAGGGTTTTGGCTTTGGTTGTTGCTATGCCTTTGATTGTTGCTGTGAGTGATTTTGTGAGTATATTTGGTGGTATGGTTATTGCAAAGATAAATTTAGACGTAAGTTTTGAAGAGTTTTTGAAACGTTTTGCAGAAGCTGTTGCACTCAAACATGTCATTATAGGGCTTATTAAGGCTCCGATGTTTGGATTTTTAATTGGAATCATTGCTTGTTTTCGTGGTTTTGAGGTTAAAAATACAACAAGCAGCATTGGAATTTATACAACAAAAAGTGTGGTCAATGCAATTTTTTGGGTGATAGCCTTTGATGCAATTTTTTCAGTCGTTTTGACGCAAATGGATCTTTAA
- the tkt gene encoding transketolase, giving the protein MDLTILQKQANTLRFLSADMIERAKSGHPGASLGLADILSVLSLHLKHNPKNPSWLNRDRLVFSGGHASALLYSFLHLCGYDLSLEDLKKFRQLHSKTPGHPEITTKGVEIATGPLGQGVANAVGFAMAAKKAENLLGKDLINHKVYCLCGDGDLQEGISYEACSLAGLHKLHNLILIYDSNQISIEGDVSLAFNEDIKSRFISQGFEVFEINGHDFLEIDEALKKAKNSNRANLIIAHTQIAKGALELEGSHMSHGAPLGEELIQRAKKRLGFDENQNFQISPEVKIRFESAVELGDLEEAKWKEKLENSQQKALLERLLNPDFKNIIYPDFKGKDIATRDSNGEILNVLAKNLEGFLGGSADLAPSNKTELKGFGDFSEGKNLHFGIREHAMAAINNAFARYGLFLPFSATFFIFSDYLKPAARIAALMKIQHFFIFTHDSIGVGEDGPTHQPIEQLSTFRALPNFLTFRPADGVENVKAWEVALNSKLPCAFVLSRQKLKALNEAVFGDVENGAYLLKENLNPQITFLASGSEVYLCLQSAEELEKQGVVCNVVSMPCYELFEKQSKEYKQRLLKGKVIGVEAAHSKELYQFCDEFYGIENFGESGKDKEVFEHFGFSVSKLVDFTLSKK; this is encoded by the coding sequence ATGGACTTAACAATTTTGCAAAAACAAGCAAATACTTTAAGATTTTTGAGTGCGGATATGATTGAAAGGGCTAAAAGCGGACATCCGGGTGCTTCTTTAGGCTTGGCTGATATTTTAAGTGTTTTAAGTCTTCATCTTAAACACAATCCTAAAAATCCTTCTTGGCTCAATCGCGACAGATTAGTGTTTTCAGGCGGACATGCAAGTGCTTTACTCTATAGTTTTTTACATCTTTGCGGTTACGATTTAAGTTTAGAAGATTTAAAAAAATTCAGACAGCTTCATTCTAAAACGCCCGGACATCCTGAAATTACAACCAAAGGCGTTGAAATTGCAACGGGTCCTTTGGGACAAGGCGTGGCTAACGCGGTTGGTTTTGCGATGGCAGCAAAAAAAGCAGAGAATTTGCTCGGAAAAGATTTAATCAATCACAAGGTGTATTGTCTTTGTGGCGATGGGGATTTGCAAGAGGGAATTTCTTACGAGGCTTGTTCTTTAGCAGGACTTCATAAACTTCACAATCTGATTTTAATCTACGATAGCAATCAAATTTCCATAGAAGGAGATGTGTCTTTAGCCTTTAATGAGGATATTAAATCTCGATTTATTTCTCAAGGTTTTGAGGTGTTTGAAATCAATGGGCATGATTTTTTAGAAATTGATGAGGCTTTGAAAAAAGCCAAAAATTCTAATCGTGCAAATCTCATCATTGCTCACACTCAAATTGCAAAGGGTGCTTTGGAGCTTGAAGGTTCTCATATGAGTCATGGAGCACCTTTGGGAGAGGAGTTGATTCAAAGAGCAAAAAAAAGGCTTGGTTTTGATGAAAATCAAAATTTTCAAATTAGTCCTGAAGTGAAAATTCGTTTTGAAAGTGCGGTGGAACTTGGAGATTTAGAAGAAGCAAAATGGAAAGAAAAGCTCGAAAATTCGCAGCAAAAAGCCTTGCTTGAAAGACTTTTAAATCCTGATTTTAAAAACATCATCTATCCTGATTTTAAAGGCAAAGACATTGCAACCAGAGACAGCAATGGCGAAATTTTAAATGTTTTAGCAAAAAATTTAGAGGGTTTTTTGGGTGGAAGTGCGGATTTAGCTCCTTCAAATAAAACTGAACTTAAAGGGTTTGGTGATTTTAGCGAGGGAAAAAATTTGCATTTTGGCATTAGAGAACACGCTATGGCAGCGATTAACAATGCCTTTGCAAGATATGGTTTGTTTTTGCCATTTTCTGCAACTTTTTTTATTTTCAGTGATTATTTAAAACCTGCGGCGAGAATTGCTGCATTGATGAAAATTCAGCATTTTTTTATTTTTACACATGATAGCATAGGTGTGGGTGAGGATGGTCCAACACATCAGCCTATAGAGCAATTAAGCACTTTTAGAGCCTTACCAAATTTCTTAACCTTCCGTCCTGCTGATGGGGTTGAAAATGTCAAGGCATGGGAGGTGGCTTTAAATTCAAAGCTTCCATGTGCCTTTGTGCTTTCGCGTCAAAAACTTAAAGCTTTAAATGAAGCGGTGTTTGGAGATGTTGAAAATGGAGCGTATTTGCTTAAAGAAAATTTAAATCCACAAATCACTTTTTTAGCGAGTGGGAGTGAGGTTTATCTTTGTTTGCAAAGTGCTGAAGAACTAGAAAAACAAGGCGTAGTTTGTAATGTCGTTTCAATGCCTTGTTATGAGCTTTTTGAAAAACAAAGTAAAGAATACAAACAAAGACTTTTAAAAGGTAAGGTTATAGGGGTTGAGGCGGCTCATTCTAAGGAGCTTTATCAATTTTGTGATGAATTTTATGGCATTGAAAATTTTGGAGAAAGTGGTAAAGATAAAGAAGTTTTTGAGCATTTTGGTTTTAGTGTTTCAAAACTTGTTGATTTTACTCTTAGCAAGAAATAA